One genomic window of Mucilaginibacter sp. SJ includes the following:
- a CDS encoding J domain-containing protein, which yields MAFIDYYKVLDLDKNASEKDIKNAYRKLARKYHPDLNPNDEEAHKKFQQLNEANEVLSDPEKRKKYDKYGENWQHGEAYEQQARQQSGAQGGFGGYGGFTGAEGFGSAEGFGSDDFSDFFQSMFGGAGGARSGRQAKYRGQDYNASLSLNLRDILETHKQTLTVNGRNIRITIPAGIENGQTIKIAGHGAPGVNGGPAGDLYIQFNVAPDESFKRDGNNLYTTLKLDLYTAVLGGEITADTLNGKVKVKVKPETQNGTKVKLKGKGMPVYKKENEFGDLYLTYDIQTPTNLTEKQKQLFEELAKSSA from the coding sequence ATGGCTTTTATAGATTATTACAAAGTATTAGATCTCGACAAAAATGCATCCGAAAAGGATATTAAAAATGCTTACCGTAAACTGGCCCGCAAATATCACCCCGATCTTAACCCTAATGACGAAGAGGCCCACAAAAAATTCCAGCAGCTAAACGAAGCAAATGAAGTATTAAGTGACCCGGAAAAGCGAAAGAAATACGACAAATATGGCGAGAACTGGCAGCATGGCGAAGCATACGAACAACAGGCGCGCCAACAGTCCGGTGCACAAGGAGGTTTTGGTGGCTATGGCGGCTTTACCGGAGCCGAAGGATTTGGCAGTGCCGAAGGGTTTGGAAGTGACGATTTTTCAGATTTCTTTCAATCGATGTTTGGCGGTGCAGGAGGCGCGCGTAGCGGCAGGCAGGCAAAATACCGCGGACAGGACTATAACGCCTCGTTAAGTTTAAACCTTCGTGACATCCTTGAAACACATAAGCAAACGTTGACTGTCAATGGCAGAAACATCCGGATAACCATACCCGCAGGTATTGAAAACGGGCAAACTATCAAAATAGCCGGGCATGGCGCCCCGGGTGTAAACGGCGGCCCCGCCGGAGATTTGTATATTCAGTTTAATGTTGCCCCTGATGAAAGTTTTAAGCGTGATGGCAATAATTTGTACACCACATTGAAACTTGACCTGTACACTGCCGTTTTAGGCGGAGAAATAACTGCTGACACATTAAACGGCAAAGTTAAAGTGAAAGTAAAACCTGAAACCCAAAATGGCACTAAAGTAAAGCTCAAAGGCAAAGGCATGCCCGTTTACAAAAAAGAGAATGAATTTGGCGATCTGTACCTGACCTATGATATCCAAACCCCTACCAACCTTACCGAAAAGCAGAAACAATTATTTGAAGAACTGGCAAAATCCTCTGCCTAA
- a CDS encoding chaperone modulator CbpM, translated as MKTAELIAANDFCVYHNVEYTFITSLHEAGLVEVTIINEIVFIPQTELQKLEKLVSLYELDINVAGIEAISHLLDRVEKLQEDMRYLKNRLSLYE; from the coding sequence ATGAAAACAGCAGAATTAATAGCAGCAAACGATTTTTGTGTATATCATAATGTTGAATACACGTTCATCACATCTTTACATGAAGCGGGCCTGGTTGAGGTAACCATCATTAATGAAATCGTATTCATCCCTCAAACTGAGCTTCAAAAGCTGGAAAAACTGGTGAGCCTGTACGAATTGGATATTAACGTAGCCGGCATTGAAGCTATCTCCCATCTGCTTGACCGGGTTGAAAAATTACAGGAAGATATGCGGTATTTAAAAAACAGGTTGAGCTTATATGAATAA
- a CDS encoding MutS-related protein codes for MYYFVFSAIVVIIIIGLLYIKSYYDKLRWAKKRLIKIQGKWGKPVNARRNFDLIKVYLDSADSKNKLSAQTADDLDLISVFNYLDRTNSKPGKQYLFNLLHCPTTELDVLHDLDNDIEDLNMDIPGRELLEVELSKLNHPDAYFIADLFLRAHEPVFASVINFYIKVSPFLILAALLSLIVIPNIFSFIFLLLLFAYNIVIYFSNRKAISGYTKSLPQLLVMYKVAVALVKSGKFGRVPEVKRSLTSLRGLKRALKFVNIESGFVNGKSDIAYAAFHLFKLLFVIELNTYTSSLKQVSKYREDIKEVYKFIGRADTLIAIQSIRDGMPFYSKPAFTGVDGKIEITELFHPLVANCVTNSLYTTDADRGALITGSNMSGKTTFIKALALNTLLSQTIFTSCAKAYKAPFLKIQTSIKTSDNIDEHKSYFQAQALAILNIIDNSSQKEDMKSLVIIDEIFRGTNTIERIAAAKSVLSYITANQNFVFVSTHDLELAELLDEDFVVYSFSESKNGRVLVFDYILKQGLLKNTNGIAILKSMGYPEPVIDEANIVSERMMNKYLV; via the coding sequence ATGTATTACTTTGTTTTTTCTGCGATAGTTGTCATTATCATAATTGGATTGCTTTATATTAAGTCGTATTATGATAAATTACGCTGGGCAAAAAAGCGGCTGATAAAAATTCAGGGGAAATGGGGCAAGCCGGTTAACGCCCGCCGAAACTTTGACCTAATAAAGGTTTACCTGGATTCGGCAGATAGTAAAAACAAGCTTTCGGCTCAAACCGCTGACGATCTTGACCTGATAAGTGTTTTCAATTATCTCGACAGAACAAACAGTAAGCCTGGCAAACAATACCTGTTTAATTTATTACATTGCCCTACAACCGAGCTTGATGTTTTGCATGACCTCGACAATGATATTGAGGATCTTAACATGGATATACCCGGCCGCGAATTGCTTGAAGTGGAATTGTCAAAGCTTAACCACCCCGATGCTTATTTTATAGCCGATCTTTTTCTCAGGGCACACGAACCGGTATTTGCATCGGTAATTAATTTTTATATAAAGGTTTCACCTTTTCTGATCCTGGCTGCGTTATTATCGCTGATTGTTATTCCTAATATTTTCAGCTTTATCTTTTTGCTATTGTTGTTTGCGTATAACATTGTTATTTACTTCAGCAACCGCAAGGCCATTTCAGGGTATACCAAATCGTTACCGCAATTGCTGGTTATGTATAAAGTTGCAGTGGCATTAGTTAAAAGCGGAAAATTTGGTCGGGTACCCGAGGTAAAGCGTTCCCTTACCAGCCTAAGAGGTTTAAAACGAGCGCTTAAGTTTGTAAATATAGAAAGCGGCTTCGTGAATGGTAAAAGTGATATTGCTTACGCAGCCTTCCATTTGTTTAAACTGCTTTTTGTGATTGAGCTTAATACTTATACATCATCATTAAAACAAGTCAGTAAATACCGTGAAGACATTAAAGAAGTGTATAAATTTATTGGCCGGGCCGATACGCTGATAGCCATACAATCAATACGTGACGGTATGCCTTTTTATTCAAAACCCGCGTTTACTGGTGTTGATGGCAAAATAGAGATTACCGAACTATTTCACCCATTAGTAGCTAACTGTGTAACCAACTCCCTTTATACAACTGATGCAGACAGGGGGGCATTGATCACAGGGTCAAACATGTCTGGCAAAACTACATTTATTAAAGCGCTGGCATTAAATACGCTGCTATCGCAAACTATATTTACAAGTTGTGCAAAGGCCTACAAGGCTCCTTTTCTCAAAATACAAACCAGCATCAAAACCAGCGATAACATTGATGAACACAAGAGTTATTTTCAGGCACAGGCCTTAGCTATTTTAAATATCATTGATAACAGTTCTCAGAAAGAAGATATGAAAAGCCTGGTGATCATCGATGAGATTTTCAGGGGTACCAATACCATCGAACGTATAGCCGCAGCAAAGTCTGTGCTTTCGTACATTACCGCTAATCAAAATTTTGTTTTTGTATCAACCCATGACCTTGAGCTGGCCGAACTGCTGGACGAAGATTTTGTTGTATATTCCTTTTCAGAATCAAAAAACGGGCGCGTGCTGGTATTTGACTATATCCTGAAGCAGGGCCTCCTTAAAAACACTAACGGAATCGCCATACTCAAATCCATGGGATATCCAGAACCTGTTATCGATGAAGCCAATATTGTAAGCGAGCGAATGATGAATAAATATTTGGTTTAA
- a CDS encoding enoyl-CoA hydratase/isomerase family protein: MSAENGNVSITNEPDGVTTISFYHPAQNSLPSALLKQLADAVFSAGNNPETKVIVLKSAGDRTFCAGASFDELLQIRDKETGALFFEGFSNVISACRKCPKIIIARVQGKAVGGGVGLAAAADYCLASQAASIKLSELTIGIGPFVIAPAVIRKIGLSAFSQLTIKASDFQTAQWAKQNGLYNEVYEDTPTLDAAVYELTQKIALYNPAALGGLKQVLWEGTADWDDLLKQRAAISGELVLSEFTQQALHSFFKDRSK; encoded by the coding sequence ATGTCTGCCGAAAACGGAAATGTATCCATTACAAATGAGCCTGATGGTGTAACTACGATTAGTTTTTATCATCCGGCACAAAACTCCCTGCCTTCGGCGCTATTAAAACAACTTGCCGATGCGGTATTCAGTGCCGGTAATAACCCGGAGACAAAAGTCATTGTTTTAAAGAGCGCGGGAGACCGTACTTTTTGCGCGGGTGCAAGCTTTGACGAGCTGTTGCAAATTAGGGATAAGGAAACCGGCGCATTATTTTTTGAAGGGTTTTCAAACGTGATCAGCGCCTGCCGCAAATGCCCTAAAATAATAATTGCGAGAGTGCAGGGTAAAGCAGTTGGAGGAGGGGTTGGCCTTGCCGCCGCTGCCGATTATTGCCTGGCCAGCCAGGCGGCATCAATAAAGTTAAGTGAGCTTACTATAGGTATTGGCCCCTTTGTAATAGCCCCGGCTGTGATTCGTAAAATAGGGTTATCAGCATTTTCCCAGCTCACTATCAAGGCTTCAGATTTTCAAACTGCCCAATGGGCAAAACAAAATGGCTTGTATAACGAAGTTTATGAAGATACTCCAACCCTTGATGCGGCTGTATATGAACTTACTCAAAAAATAGCTTTATATAACCCGGCAGCACTCGGCGGTTTAAAACAGGTGCTTTGGGAAGGCACTGCCGATTGGGATGATTTGCTTAAACAACGCGCGGCTATAAGCGGAGAACTGGTTTTATCAGAGTTTACACAACAGGCATTACATTCTTTTTTTAAGGATAGATCAAAGTAA
- a CDS encoding PAS domain-containing sensor histidine kinase, translated as MEPDKLTYEQLLAENNKLRYQLEEATDAISAIRNGQVDAFIVKDDEGHQLYTLKTADQTYRVFIEKMNEGAVTLNREGVILYSNSSFAAMVNEPLEKVIGLNFNTFVAEVSVDKYAQIIREGWNADCKGEVLLSNRDGKLTPCLLSCTTLDLDEGTALSLILTDLTAQKETEWELKIKNDQLEEAQNIAERLNNDLEDTVRERTNDLLVSREHFKLLANNITQMTWTNLPGGEVDFYNQRWFDYTGRRYGETAGWGWQQIVHPDDLQKTMRAYLDSLQSGSVFELENRYLRWDNTYRWHLNRAVPLRDDNGEILFWVGTATDIEEQKKQLDLKDEFIGVASHELKTPLTSLKGYLQLISAYKKEEVPSIVKQYIEKAGTALNKLQRLVNDLLDVSKIHAGGLEYAMAKVNLRDLVASTLENAIHLYPEFNFINKSENDFFIDGNAGRLEQVLVNFINNSVKYSTDNKNIIIETRNINGKVRVSVTDFGIGLSAAQIEHIFERFYRVEDKKFMTSGLGMGLYISAEIINNHNGDIGVESELGEGATFYFELPLLEK; from the coding sequence ATGGAGCCGGACAAACTTACATATGAGCAGTTGCTTGCGGAAAACAATAAGCTTCGATATCAATTAGAAGAAGCTACCGACGCCATTTCTGCTATTCGTAATGGTCAGGTTGATGCCTTTATAGTTAAAGATGATGAAGGCCACCAGCTTTATACGTTGAAAACGGCCGATCAAACCTACCGCGTTTTTATTGAAAAAATGAATGAAGGGGCGGTTACGTTGAATCGCGAGGGCGTTATATTATATAGCAATTCGAGCTTCGCGGCTATGGTTAATGAACCGTTGGAAAAAGTGATCGGGCTAAACTTTAACACTTTTGTTGCCGAAGTTTCGGTGGACAAGTATGCGCAGATAATCAGGGAGGGCTGGAATGCCGATTGCAAGGGCGAGGTTTTGTTATCAAATCGGGATGGTAAGCTGACGCCCTGTTTATTATCATGTACCACACTTGACCTTGATGAAGGAACGGCATTGAGTTTGATCCTGACCGATTTGACCGCCCAAAAGGAAACAGAATGGGAACTGAAAATTAAAAATGATCAACTGGAAGAAGCCCAGAACATTGCCGAAAGGTTGAATAATGACCTGGAAGATACTGTAAGGGAGCGTACCAATGATTTGCTTGTAAGCCGGGAGCATTTTAAGTTGCTGGCTAATAACATTACTCAAATGACCTGGACAAATTTGCCTGGCGGCGAAGTCGATTTCTATAATCAGCGCTGGTTTGATTATACGGGCAGGCGATATGGTGAAACAGCAGGCTGGGGCTGGCAACAGATCGTACACCCAGATGATTTGCAAAAAACAATGCGTGCTTACCTGGACTCTTTGCAAAGCGGGAGTGTTTTTGAACTGGAAAACAGGTACCTCCGCTGGGATAATACTTATCGTTGGCACCTCAACCGCGCAGTGCCGTTAAGAGATGATAACGGGGAGATTCTTTTTTGGGTAGGTACCGCGACCGACATTGAGGAACAGAAAAAGCAGCTTGATTTGAAGGATGAGTTCATCGGTGTGGCCAGCCATGAACTTAAAACCCCTTTAACCAGCCTGAAAGGCTATTTACAACTTATTTCGGCTTATAAAAAAGAGGAAGTACCATCAATAGTAAAACAATATATTGAAAAGGCCGGCACTGCTTTAAATAAGCTTCAGCGTTTGGTTAACGATTTGCTTGATGTAAGCAAAATTCATGCGGGAGGGCTTGAGTATGCCATGGCGAAAGTAAATCTTCGTGACCTCGTAGCGTCAACTTTAGAAAATGCTATCCACCTGTACCCTGAATTTAATTTTATCAATAAATCGGAAAATGATTTTTTTATAGACGGAAATGCCGGGCGCCTGGAACAGGTACTCGTAAATTTCATTAACAACTCTGTAAAATATTCAACCGACAATAAAAATATCATTATTGAAACCAGGAATATAAACGGAAAGGTACGTGTATCAGTAACAGACTTTGGCATAGGATTGTCGGCCGCACAGATCGAGCATATTTTTGAGCGGTTTTATCGTGTCGAGGATAAAAAATTTATGACGAGCGGCCTTGGTATGGGACTTTATATCTCGGCTGAGATCATTAATAATCATAACGGTGATATAGGGGTTGAAAGCGAGCTTGGTGAAGGCGCTACTTTTTATTTTGAGCTGCCTTTGCTTGAAAAGTAA
- a CDS encoding circadian clock KaiB family protein, whose translation MTEQNQLPLDQGESQFFRLRLFVIGASPNSVRAIANLKIICEQYLKPNYELEIIDVYQQPLIAREEQIIALPLLIKKSPGIERKLIGDMSNTDKVLKGLGILTES comes from the coding sequence ATGACCGAGCAAAACCAGTTGCCTTTAGATCAGGGAGAAAGTCAATTTTTCCGATTGCGTTTATTTGTAATTGGGGCATCGCCCAATTCTGTCAGGGCAATAGCCAACTTGAAAATTATTTGTGAGCAATACCTTAAGCCTAATTACGAGCTCGAGATAATTGATGTCTATCAGCAACCGCTCATTGCCCGGGAAGAACAGATCATAGCATTGCCTTTACTTATTAAAAAATCTCCCGGCATCGAACGCAAGCTTATCGGAGATATGTCAAACACCGACAAAGTTTTAAAAGGGCTGGGAATACTTACAGAAAGCTAA
- a CDS encoding circadian clock KaiB family protein yields the protein MELDEGIKYELRLYIAGKTAKSVTALTNLKKYCEEHLKGQYVIEVIDLLQQPQLAEGDQIFAIPTLVRKVPEPIRKIIGDLSNEEKVLVGLNIIPVSK from the coding sequence ATGGAACTGGATGAAGGTATAAAATATGAGTTAAGGCTGTATATAGCGGGCAAAACTGCTAAATCAGTTACCGCGCTCACCAACCTTAAAAAATATTGTGAAGAACATTTGAAAGGTCAGTATGTTATTGAAGTAATTGACTTGCTGCAGCAGCCTCAACTGGCCGAAGGGGATCAAATATTTGCAATCCCCACGCTGGTAAGAAAAGTACCTGAACCGATTCGCAAAATAATAGGCGACTTGAGCAATGAGGAAAAAGTTTTGGTTGGATTGAATATAATACCAGTAAGTAAATAG
- the kaiC gene encoding circadian clock protein KaiC, whose protein sequence is MTKLHKKQQLITFAQLPKTPTGITGLDEITGGGLPEGRPTLICGEAGCGKTLMSLEFIVRGATEFNEPGVFMAFEEKADELASNVASLGFDLYKLQDDKKLRLDHVHIDRSEIEETGEYDLEGLFIRLGFAIDSIGAKRVVLDTLENLFSGLSNQIILRAELRRLFTFLKEKGVTAIITGEKGDGSSLTRQGLEEYVSDCVILLDHRVVNQISTRRLRVVKYRGTQHGTNEYPFLIDEDGISVLPVTSLGLEKEVSSKRISSGIPSLDSMFGGKGFFQGSSILVSGTAGTGKTSIAACFANEVCNNKKKCLYFAFEESPKQILRNMKSINLDLQKHIDNGLLEFHASRPTLYGLEMHLVAIYKIIKRFKPAAVILDPITNLITVGSVSEVKSMLIRLIDFLQDEQITVMFTALGLNTVVSEQTDEGVSSLVDTWLLVRDIESNGERNRGLYIMKSRGMSHSNQVREFTITDEGLSLVDVYLGPDGVLTGSAREAQKLKEKTGVALREFAISRKDKEILRRRMMLESKIASLQAEFESTEEELNKIYLEEELKQDIMERNRQEITDIRRGNADTLKSKSKSKK, encoded by the coding sequence ATGACCAAATTGCATAAAAAACAGCAGCTTATAACGTTTGCGCAATTGCCCAAAACTCCTACCGGTATTACCGGTTTAGATGAAATAACAGGCGGCGGTTTACCCGAGGGAAGGCCAACGCTGATATGTGGTGAAGCGGGTTGTGGTAAAACACTTATGTCGCTTGAGTTTATCGTAAGGGGAGCTACCGAGTTTAATGAGCCCGGTGTTTTTATGGCTTTTGAAGAAAAGGCAGATGAACTGGCTTCGAACGTAGCATCGCTTGGCTTTGATTTATATAAACTCCAGGATGATAAAAAATTAAGGCTTGATCATGTGCATATAGACCGAAGCGAGATTGAGGAGACCGGCGAATATGATTTGGAAGGTTTGTTTATCCGCTTAGGCTTTGCTATTGACAGCATCGGGGCAAAAAGAGTAGTACTGGATACCCTGGAAAATCTTTTTTCGGGTTTATCAAACCAAATTATATTGAGGGCCGAGCTTAGAAGGCTTTTTACTTTTTTAAAGGAAAAAGGTGTAACTGCTATTATAACCGGCGAAAAAGGTGACGGCTCGTCATTGACACGGCAGGGGCTTGAAGAATATGTTTCAGATTGTGTGATCCTGCTTGATCACAGGGTTGTAAATCAGATCTCAACCCGTCGTTTGCGCGTGGTAAAATATCGTGGTACACAGCATGGTACCAACGAATATCCATTTTTAATTGATGAAGATGGCATTTCCGTGCTTCCGGTAACATCTTTAGGTCTCGAAAAAGAAGTATCATCAAAAAGAATTTCATCGGGGATACCTTCTCTTGACAGCATGTTTGGAGGCAAGGGTTTTTTTCAGGGCAGCAGTATCCTGGTTTCGGGCACGGCCGGCACCGGCAAAACAAGTATTGCGGCCTGCTTTGCCAATGAGGTTTGCAATAACAAAAAGAAGTGCCTTTATTTTGCGTTCGAGGAATCGCCCAAACAGATCCTTCGCAATATGAAATCAATCAATCTCGACCTGCAAAAACACATTGACAATGGCTTGCTTGAATTTCATGCCTCGCGTCCTACGCTTTACGGTCTTGAAATGCACCTCGTTGCTATTTATAAAATTATTAAAAGATTTAAACCCGCGGCGGTGATCCTCGACCCGATTACAAACCTCATTACGGTGGGTTCGGTAAGTGAAGTAAAATCGATGCTGATAAGGCTGATAGATTTTTTACAGGATGAGCAGATCACGGTTATGTTTACCGCCCTTGGTTTAAATACGGTGGTAAGTGAACAAACCGATGAAGGCGTATCATCATTAGTTGATACCTGGCTGCTTGTAAGGGATATCGAATCGAACGGTGAACGTAACAGGGGGTTATATATTATGAAATCGCGTGGGATGAGCCACTCAAACCAGGTACGCGAGTTTACTATTACCGACGAGGGGTTAAGCCTGGTTGATGTTTATCTTGGCCCCGATGGAGTGCTTACAGGATCGGCAAGGGAAGCACAAAAATTAAAAGAAAAAACTGGCGTAGCGCTGAGGGAGTTTGCTATATCCCGTAAAGACAAAGAGATATTGCGCCGGCGTATGATGCTTGAATCAAAAATTGCAAGCTTGCAGGCCGAATTTGAATCGACAGAGGAGGAATTAAACAAAATATACCTGGAAGAAGAGTTGAAACAGGATATTATGGAAAGAAACCGGCAAGAGATAACCGACATTCGACGAGGAAATGCGGATACGCTTAAAAGTAAATCAAAAAGTAAAAAATAA